The genomic interval cgacccaagcggttcttcccgcaggtggtgagcccacaggatggagaggaggggggtgccacgttcctttttcggggtatccccggccgggctccgtggcaagcccggccaccagacgctcgttgacgggccctccgtctgggcctggctccagacgtgggccccgggcttcctccgggccgggtaactcctcctctgcctcgtgtcgtcattgggttttttgtgaaccattcttagtccggcccctcacctaagaccaatttgccatgggagaccctaccaggagcacgaggctccagacaacacagccctcagggtcatagggacacacaaacctctccaccacggtaaggtgatggttcccggagaggCCCGGAAAGTTATCTAATCATTTGTAAATATACTATCCTTATTcatatgatgtgtttttgtaaagTTGTATGCCTACacacctaaccttaacctaaaccCAACCTAAGACCACCTGTTCCCAGTCAACCATCAGAGAAGTTCTGATGAATTAAGCAATGCAAAATGTAACGCCAGAGTGAGACGAGTGATTAGTCAGTTTAGGGGAGAGTCACATCGTCACGGAGATCACACCCTGGTTGCTGTGGATACGGTTGTGTGTTTCACCACGCCAACACATGTGGGTTGTTACACTGTCACAGCACGTAAATCACTCAGGATTAGCTGTGGAAAGATTTATTACATTCCCTCTGTATTAAAAATGAGCTATATAGTTGTTTATATTAGTCGGTATGAAAGCTTCTTCACCAGCATTTCCTTAAActggcagaatatttttggcattattgggtaaaaattccataataacctttttgcatattgtaatttaagtgttctgagagaaaactagactactGCACcaggttatttcagagagagagcgttcctattggctgtttattcaacggagccagctgtcaatcactcgcaaactccgatcaagcggtcaaactaggcagaactgatcaaatatgaatcaatattctgttactataatgtctatttctctcctcgaatgttttcagaaacatcttgtagtgtactgtttagctgtaaaatgagaaagtttgctccggctcgTGGGCGGTGGGCGGTATTTCCTCATCCGAGGACAGCaaagctccagctcggctctgattggttgttttcctccggtatgtgaaatcttgcagctgccattaggagcacttgAGAACACaggggcacatgatttttttcagattacctgtctcatgcactactgtcgggatatagtgaccgttttataaaaaataactttttttaatcatatttgctccatttttaccaactgctgctttaactgaaTGTATGCAAGGCATCTTGTCAACTCCCTCGTTGGCACCAACTCTCCTATTCAAAGCTCCTTTTTTGGCTCTGTGTTGCTTGGGGAAAACGTACAAGTTGGTGTCAGGCATTAACGAAAGCCCCTCGGGCACAGGTTCTCCATCGACATGAGTCAGTCTGGCTCTCCTCCAGACGAGACATGATGACATTTATGGACTAGTTGAGTTGAAGCAACCGGTgtagataaagagaagagagacagacacactctCATTGAGCCTGTTTGAAGAGAGGGCCTGGCATGGATGTAAAATAAGCTTTCAGACCACATCCCGGTGAAACAGGACAATGAATTTCGATATCATCTTCCTGCCAGTACACAGGTGAgtcccacacaaacaaatatcCGTGGAATCCACTGCTGAACTGTGAAGTGTCAGATACGAAAAAACCCCTTTAGATATTAGGAGGAAATAGTATAACaatggtatcacgtggtatcacTGTCGTCAGTTAGGCTGGAAAAAAagggataaatggctgagattgatggtaagtgcctgtcaacgacttgttgtgaagtaaatgcaatggaaccggggagggagaatgggacatctagtggctgaattcAATGAAATGTCAATGTTATACAACATGTTGCCTGATATAAAGTACACTTTCCTGAGTGTTTTTACATGTTGCTATCCATAAACTGAATCATACTTTCTTTCCGGAGTGTCATAGTGTGCCGTATGCTTCTTATGGGGCTcctttattttcaaatgaaatgaaatgcgtGCCGCATGAATGTTTTTCAATGGAACTTGGCTCAGATGATGCCAGGTGAGGTTTAACCTCAGTCGTAAATGCTGCCTATGAAACCGAAGAATCCATTGATGGCATGCTTGCGTGCCCGGGCCTCTGCCTACTTACACAACACTGTGGCTTAGTCATAACAAAAGGAGAGAGTTGTAAAGGGGATCATGTGGCGGAAATAAAACaccaccagtgtgtgtgtgtgtttgcaccttTGAATGGGTGGAGACATGCTGAAAATGTATACTTTCCGAAACAAGATAGGAGCATCATACTGAACTTACCTCTGTGTGTTGAACTCTCTGCAGATCAAACCAAGTTTTGATGTCAGTCTGGGAGATGAGCTGTTGGTGCTGGCCTGGTTCAGCCACAGAAGAAGGAGTGCTCCCAGCCTCTAGAGGATGCCTGCGTCGGTTCTTGCTGCTGAAGCTGGTGACGGTGCTGCTGTTCCCCCACACGGCAGGCCTCCCCCTGCTGGTGGGCTGCGTGTTCAGCCTGCAGGCCCTGTTGCTGCTACGCTCCCCTCACATCTCCACCAAGCCCTCCACTGTGCTCCTGGGTCGGCTGGCTCTCACGGACGGTCTCGTGCTCCTGCGCTGGATGCTTCAGCTGGGAGCGACGCTGGCGTGGTGGACGGAGGAAGGGGGATCAGTTTGGTGGAGGGAGGCTGTGAGCGTGCTCTGTCAGCAGCTGCTTGATGCTCACCACCTGGCCTCTCTGCTCCTGCTGGGGCTGCTGGGACTGGAGGCCACGCTGGTGTCGCGCTGGCCTCAGCAGACTCGGAGGTTCAGGACGTCTCACTGGGCTCAGCTCGGCTGCAGCCTGGTCTGGATGCTTGTGCTGCTGGAACTGTTGTTCTCGCTCCACTCCAAACTTTTGCAGTCCTCCGGACCTCAGACTTATTTCTCTTCACAaagttcctctcctcctccctcccatccAGCTTTCTCCTCCTACCTGAGGAGGACATTATGGCTGGTGAATTTATGTCTGCATTATGCCGTCCTCAATAGCAGACCACAGAGGAGAAAGAGCTCCTTTCATTAAAAGACTTGACTGTATAATAttcattgacatttttattctatttaatttatgtaATAAAACTATATTAATGTGTATAGATATTCTGAGTAAGACATATTTATATGGGCCTTAAATCAAGACTATGTAACTTTATGAACAATGGCCCCTGTGGCTACAAATGACAActacagtacattgctttgctcccatgctggtactcctgtgGTTTCTTCAAActcaaccgtcatctactgtaggtaatacactgactatggataagtacctcatacaaccgcacttcaaaacacacaaactatccctttaaagaagAGGCCGTTCCAGGAAATGCATCAGCTTACAAACAGGATACATGTATTAAAAACGTGTAGTATGATGCATATGTTACAGTTGGCCCATAGATATATTGTGAAACGTGGCTTTATGTAGAATTCTCAATCAAAGGTTTCCTCAGTTTACATTTGAGATGCTTGTGAAATAAGCTGCTCTCACATCTTAACAGAGAGAGATATGGTCGGCTTCATATTGTAAACATGCCCTCATCCTGCAGTCTCTGGCAGACAGCCCAAGATAAGATGTTGAAATGAAATATGACACTGACAAATGCAGCATTGAATTGCACACAGCGTCATCTTAAGTAGGATTTTATTCAATGTTGCTCTAATGTGTGTTTCAAGATGTGTTCTGTTTGCATATCTATCTCTTGCTGACCAATAGCTCATAAATGTCTGTTTACATTTTTCCGCAGTGTCTCATTTGCACAGTAAAAACGGGTTCCGAGCATTAAACACCAACTGGGATGGTTCACTAGCgagattttgtttttctaatgAATGGAAACAGCTCCAGCTTAACTTGTTTAATGGCTGCCGTCCACCCAGTTACTCAGCTAGCTACTGATCagataatacacacacacaaaggcattTTCTGTGTTAAACGCTGGTCAAGCTGATAAGACGGAAGCTACAAACATAGCACGGTTATTATAGGCAGTACACGATGGCGGTAGCTTATCGGCCTCTACAATCATTCTTGCATCACACATATTTGTCACTGAGGAAGTGGGAAATCAAAGAGGAATATCCTGTGTGTAAACTGTTTTCTCTAGAATCTGTGAAATGACCACATCACACAACACCACAGTCATTGCTGAGAAAAATCTGCTTTGACACTGATGCAAAAGAAAAGACCGACCTAGGAGGACGAAAACTCCTAATATAGAGTTATTGTTGACacacaataccaaaaataagtttataaaagtgtgctattagtatacttcttttaaacttaaaataataaagtacactttcagtttactttttaagaACTCATCAGAggtatacttaacaaaagtatacttgtctcatactgacaagtatacagaaaagtctaagtatacttttcttttactgacaagtatacagaaaagtctaagtatacttggcttacaGGTCTACTTgcacttaatcttttgatcaagatatacttaagaaaagtgtaattaagtattcttgccttttAGGCCTATACAGAAAGGTATatttggcttgtagttgtgcttactttttgacagagcagcctattaaagtgtgtgagtaTCAGCTTCACTTTAGTCTTGAGTGATTCATGTTATTGCTGAAGTTTGAGCTGTGTCCAGCAGAGGGAAGCACAGTCAACTGAGTCTGCTTTAGACATATTCTGTAGTCTGTACGGAGCCCtttgtgacaaagtgcaaaaggcTGGAGAGGATGAAGGGACTCAGCTGCTACATCAAGCTAATTAATATGgcgcttcagtgtgtgtgtgtgtgtgtgtgtgtgtgtgtgtgtgtgtagctgcaaCTTCAAGTGTTCCTGGAACTAATCAATTAAGGCTGGAAACCAAGGCACAACAGGGTGAAGAGGAACACTGGTGGTGGCTTCCTTCCCATGATGCTCTCTGTTTGGCAGTGGTAGCCCTACATGGTGTACTTCGGCACCGGGGCTGTCAGTCCCCAGTAAACAATGCGGGAGGTCACTCAgactttatttaaatataacaaTAGATCCTGTTTGTCGACTTCAACAAAGTCAAGGTCCGTCTGTGCCCTGCAGGCTCtgaaggagcagaggaggcGAGCATGTGTTGTGATGATTAGTGCCAAAAATACAGTGAGtgtctaaaaatatatatgagaGGACAGCACTAAAGAACATATTAAATTGATCCCATGTTGTTCTACATGAGTGAAACACTGCAGACTATCTTTTGGCCAATCATTAACAGACTGTACAGCGTGTCCTCTTGCTTTGACGTGCAGTTCTAGCTCCCCCCTTTGGACTTTAAATGTGTCACTGTTTGTATGCAGTGGTGAGATGCTCTAGGACTGTCAAAAtcattgtttcttttctttctttctttctttctttcattcttactttcttccttgcttccttctgtccttctacttccctccttccttcctccctcctccttccttctgtcGTTCCTTCCcccatccgtccgtccgtccatctgtctgtccttcctttcttttccttccttccttccttccttccttccttccttccttccttccttccttccttccttccgtccatctgtcctccctccctccttccttccttcattccttccatctgtccgtccatccttcctccctccgtccctccttccttctttccttccttcctttttccTCACTTTCCTCTGTCCTTCTACCTTCCTCCCTtacgtctgtccgtctgtccgtccgtcctccctccctccctccctccctcctcctttttctttcttccttgcTTCCTCACTTCCCTCTGTCCTTCTACCTTCCTTCCGTCTGTCCGTctatcctccctccctccttccttccttcctttctttttcttccttccttcattctttccttccttccttccgtccttcctccctttttctttccttccttcattCCTTCCTCCATcattcactccctccctccctctttccctcctttGAGCAATAAACAGTGACGTATTTAATGAACTGCTCTGATAACCAACATCTTAATGTGTTTACTTCTTGTCACTTTAACATGCTGCATTCTTCCTAATATAGACGTTGTTCACAGCTGACATTTGGATTGTCTTAGTAGGGAAAGCACAGGTGCTACTAATAAGATTAATGATGTCTCCACTCTATTTAAGTGTCTCCTGTAagtcatgacagtgtgacagtgtgtcACAATGATTCAGACGTCATTTACTCTGGAAATTCCAAGAAATTCcatgaaataaatacaataaaactataaatatactgtatacttagCTCAGTCATTTTGTCTACCATCCAGTGCAACAGTTCTTATTGAGTCAACCCCTCCGAACTTCAGTTTTATGAGTGAGGCTAGAGTGCgtaagaaaggaggaggaggacttgCCATTTTGTTTAATAATTCTTTCCAATGCAAGCAGATGTCTTATGGCaattttgcttcttttgaatatGTCGTCCCTCAGTTGAttcttgtgttttctttaagATGACTATCTCAGTGCACACAAATGTTCAATCAGAGATAATAATGGATGGGTATATCCACACCTCTCTTCCACAGCCGCCCTGTCTTGGCTCTCAGTCAATGATCTTGTATTTCAGttctaaaatgacaaatattattgATGACATGGCCCATGAGGTACAGATAGTCTCTGCTAAGAAAAAAGCACCAAAATTGAAAAAGGAATTGTAAAAAGAGAGTATTGAAAAGCTGAATGCAGGTGTCGATAGCTGTGTTTCAACAACTGAACACCTTCCTGGCCCTAAACAATTGTTTTGATGTTCTCCAGTCAGCACATGACCACACCACAGCACTGACATACCTCTCGTTAGGGTCTAGAATGACATCATCCTAGAATGTAGAAAGATTtcagtattagtattattagatctcagtgctgcatttGTAACAGGGAAGACCTGTATCATCACTTTTATATCAGCTCACCTTCACACTGAGTGGGAGTGgtttcaggtgtgtgtgtgtgtgtgtgtgggtggtatAGTAGAGGGAATTCACTTCATCAACTGGGAGCTAATTGCTGTGATTCAGGTGCTGACTGAAGGCAGGTGTGCCTCCATTCTGGTGTCTACTTAAGTCCCGTGCAGCAGCTATTGCTCTCTCATTCTCATTGTGCTCTGTGTGCAGGGTCAGCTCTAAGTGCTGTGTTTTAAAATAAGCTTTTAAATAAGTTTTTAAACTTTCCCTGTgctgttcttttgcactttgttgaGACTGTTGTGCCAAATATAGAATCTGCAGGTCCGATGCAAAGTATTGAGAAAATAAATTGGTAATGCTTAATTTTACGGGgctgtaatttaaaaaatgtcaggaaaGTTACTTGGAAGTTGCTATTTAATCTGGTACTAATTAAAGGGGAAATGGAGACAAAGTCCTGAGACAGTTATATTAATTAGAGTTTGAGTCTAAACAGATGGTTATTTCTTTGAAAGGACTGCTTAATTTAAGTAAAAATTTAAGGAATATAATTGAACTGCCGTAATCAATAAGGTAAAGAGGGGGAAAATGGCTTTTAACTCGATGTCTTGGGGGGGTGTTGGGAGGACTTTGTCTTGTGACCTCTGCTGcatcacaacaacaaagcaGATTAGAACTGAACTAAATTCAATTATCAAGCCAATTTTCCCCCAAAGCTTTTTCCTGTCTTGAGAGATAACAGAAAAAGAAGGGTGCACTCTGTTCAATCATCAGATGTCTATTAGGAAACAGGATGCACCCATCCTCCAAATGTATCTAATTTAACAATCCATTCTTCATCAGCCACAGCCCGTCTCTAAGCCTGTTACATACAACTTTAAATATGCAGTGAATGCTTTTAACTTGCTAAATTTAGCTTGATTAAATGTCAAGTCTTTGGCAGACAAATCCTTTCTAATTAATGATTTCATTATCAGCTTAATcttgattttatatttttaactaAAACTTGGCTAGACCAAGACAATAGGGGAGCAATTCTTACTGAGTCAACCCCTCCCAACTTTTATGGCTGAGGCCAGAGTGCATAGTCTGCTCTTATTAGGGTGTTGAAAGACATCCACTTAAACACAGACTGTGGAAAGGTTTCAGTCTTAATATAATTAGATCTCAGTACTGCATTTGACTTGGTTGACCACAACATGTTACTAAACAGGTTGGAAAACTGGGTGGTACAGCTGAACTGGTTTAATGGCAGGGACTACTTAATCAGCAATTACACATCTGAGCATACAAAAATTTACATTGTGGGGTTCCCCAAGACTCCACTCTCGGGCCTCTTCTGCTCAACATCTACATGCTCAAGCTAACTCAGATTATAGAAGAGAACCAATTCTTACCATAATTATGCAGGCGACAGACAGATTTTTGTCACAAAATCACCAGTTTtcttcaaaaacaaaactgaaaatatattttttttgggcCAAAGAAGAACAATTAAAAGTCAGGTCTTTCTCAAAGCCGATaagacagctgcagctgctgctagagtcctcactattGTCCAGGCCACACTGGATGCGTGCAATTTTTTCCCACGTGCCGTGCAATTCACAACAAAAGTAcatcttttgacagtatattgacatcatagcagcaacattactacattttcaatgtctatatctgtagaatacatcacagacttgaaaaaatatatatattaattttatattcctgtttctgttcaaaaataaaagccctctaatgttttttctgtggacagaattccttcatctGAATTCCTTATTCTCTTTTACTTATTTGCAGGACAAgtggaaaatgcagtgacttgcacggctccataaATTGATCAAGTATGGCTTTTAAtcatggattattattatttacaaataaacagacacttcttaacctttttctgtctaaaataaatataaattatatttataaagaaatgaaatggccattatgaaaggcaaacaaCCATGagagtggatcacatcagtccagctCTCAGATCTTTACACTGGCTTCCTGTTTGTCAAAGAATTTACTTCAAAATGCTACTGTTGGTTTATAAAGCACTGAATGATTTAGGGCCAAAGGACATCTCTGATATACTGCTCTGTTATGAACCGCCCAGACCTCTCAATGGTCTGGGACATGTCTGCTTTCTGTCCCCAGAGTCAAAACCAAACActcagaagcagcgttcagtttttatgcacctcCTAACCTGAAGGGAAACTTAAAACTTTTCTGTTTGccgctgccttttattaaataaaatgttggaGTATTTATTCATATCTTGCATTGCACTGTGATTTGTATTCTTCTATTTTATCTGTTTTGTTCTATTTTagctcctttttttattttaccctTTTAAATCCTACGTGCCTCTTAAGTGTCTTTttatgttgtctttttatattgctttgtgtttctgtttgaaaTACCTTTATGTCTTATGTAAAGCCCTTTGAAGACAAATAAACTTGCCAAGGAGACCATGTTTGGAAATGAACTGATCAAACCTTTGACAAGCAACTTTCTGCTGTATGTTCCCTGAGGCAAAGTACATCAGCCCATTATATCACAGAGACAAACAGCCGGCTCTGTCTGCACAGGCCGGGGTCAGCCTGGTCAGCCTGTCTGTCTCGTCTCCCAGTCTGGAGAACGAGGGCTGCTCACCCATGGCTGCTCAAGCTGCACCTATCAGTGCTGTGGGGTAAACAGACGCCGCTCGATCTCCGGCTGTAGCTGCAGAGCGTCTGTGGTCTCCCTCTGCGGCCTCCATCTCAGCCAGCGGCATTGATCCGGGCTCCGCTCTGCTGTGGATGAGCTGTTCTCTAATCAGGTCAGAGCTGGCTCACCGGGGCTAAGGTCAGCTATAGACGTACAAACACACTGCAGTCATGTTAATATCAGTCCATAAAGCCCATAAAGCTCAAGACTCCTGTGTTGTACTGCCTTGCTGCCTTTGTCCAGCCCTGTTGTCAGGGCAGAGGTATGGCACGACGGGGCTGCCCCTAAACCCTCCTGGAGCCAATGAATGAGAGGATGGACACAGGCAAGGGGAGGAAATACACTCATCATCGCATTAAAGGAGAGCAGGACAGAGGGGTCGAagaagagatggatggagggagggagagacggTGGAGGGGGGTGCAGTAATGGGGTCTTTGTTCTGGTTGGTGTGACTCACAAAGCCTTGGCCGGGGCAGCACAGCTTAGTTACCGTTACCAAACACAGAGAATAAGgagggaggagtgtgtgtgtgtgtgtgtgtgtgtgtgtgtcagaagtGGGGGATGTTGCTGCAACCCAATCAAACCTGACATGTCTTCTGGTTCATCCAATCATGAGTTTTCA from Sebastes fasciatus isolate fSebFas1 chromosome 10, fSebFas1.pri, whole genome shotgun sequence carries:
- the LOC141775057 gene encoding uncharacterized protein LOC141775057, translated to MNFDIIFLPVHRSNQVLMSVWEMSCWCWPGSATEEGVLPASRGCLRRFLLLKLVTVLLFPHTAGLPLLVGCVFSLQALLLLRSPHISTKPSTVLLGRLALTDGLVLLRWMLQLGATLAWWTEEGGSVWWREAVSVLCQQLLDAHHLASLLLLGLLGLEATLVSRWPQQTRRFRTSHWAQLGCSLVWMLVLLELLFSLHSKLLQSSGPQTYFSSQSSSPPPSHPAFSSYLRRTLWLVNLCLHYAVLNSRPQRRKSSFH